Part of the Bacillota bacterium genome is shown below.
CGGCCCACCCCGCGGGTGGCGGCTGCTGGCCTGGGCGGCCCGGCGGGGACTCTGGCGCAGGTGGCCATGACCGGTCCCGCTTTTGCCGTGGCCATAACGGCATCGGTGGTGCTGTTCAGCGTCGCCGTCTCCTGGTACGCCCGGCGTTTTACCCGCACCACCCTTGAGTTCTACCTGGCGGGGCGCACCATCGGCTTTTTCACCAACGCCTCGGCCATCTGCGGGGACTACTTCAGCGCGGCTTCGTTTTTGGGGGTGGCCGGGGCCGTCTATGCCTGGGGGCTCGATGGCATGTGGTTTGGAACCGGCTATGCAGCCGGGTTCGTGCCCCTGCTCCTGTTTTTTGCGTCACCCCTGCGGCGGTTTGGCGAGTA
Proteins encoded:
- a CDS encoding cation acetate symporter; protein product: MTGPAFAVAITASVVLFSVAVSWYARRFTRTTLEFYLAGRTIGFFTNASAICGDYFSAASFLGVAGAVYAWGLDGMWFGTGYAAGFVPLLLFFASPLRRFGE